The following proteins come from a genomic window of Iamia sp. SCSIO 61187:
- a CDS encoding SGNH/GDSL hydrolase family protein — MPVRAVTIPALVALVASLLLGSCTPPPSYVALGDSFTAGPLILPQDAGVPGCLRSDANYPNLVAPDLPQPAFRDVSCSGARTRDMTQAQDVEPDPDNPPQLQALDGATEVVTLGIGGNDIGFTEIAETCVRLGLRDPQGSPCRDHYTAGGVDQIAARIAALRPRLRAVLDEIARRSPRATVFVVGYPAILPETTALFDLCRPSLPIATGDVAYLRDQVQKRLNAAIRAETVGGGDVYVDTYTPSIGHDACQPPTVRWVEPLIPAADAAPVHPNRSGMAGMAAIVRSSMRAHGVMA, encoded by the coding sequence ATGCCCGTCCGCGCCGTCACCATCCCCGCCCTCGTCGCCCTGGTGGCGAGCCTGCTGCTCGGTTCGTGCACACCGCCGCCGAGCTACGTCGCCCTGGGCGACTCCTTCACCGCAGGACCGCTGATCCTCCCCCAGGACGCCGGGGTGCCGGGGTGCCTGCGCTCCGACGCCAACTACCCCAACCTGGTCGCCCCGGACCTGCCCCAGCCCGCCTTCCGGGACGTGAGCTGCAGCGGCGCCCGCACCCGCGACATGACGCAGGCCCAAGACGTCGAGCCCGACCCGGACAACCCGCCACAGCTCCAGGCCCTCGACGGGGCCACCGAGGTCGTCACCCTGGGCATCGGGGGCAACGACATCGGCTTCACCGAGATCGCCGAGACGTGCGTCCGCCTCGGCCTGCGCGACCCGCAGGGCTCGCCGTGCCGCGACCACTACACCGCCGGCGGGGTCGACCAGATCGCCGCCCGCATCGCCGCCCTCCGGCCCCGGCTGCGGGCCGTGCTCGACGAGATCGCCCGTCGGTCGCCCCGCGCCACGGTGTTCGTCGTCGGCTACCCCGCCATCCTCCCCGAGACCACCGCTCTGTTCGACCTCTGCCGGCCGAGCCTGCCGATCGCCACCGGCGACGTCGCCTACCTCCGGGACCAGGTCCAGAAGCGGCTGAACGCGGCGATCCGGGCGGAGACGGTCGGAGGGGGCGACGTCTACGTCGACACCTACACGCCGAGCATCGGCCACGATGCCTGCCAGCCCCCCACGGTGCGCTGGGTCGAGCCGCTGATCCCCGCCGCCGACGCCGCCCCGGTCCACCCCAACCGGTCCGGCATGGCGGGCATGGCCGCCATCGTGCGCTCCTCCATGCGTGCCCACGGCGTGATGGCCTGA
- a CDS encoding alpha/beta hydrolase — MGSFVLVHGAWHGGWCWDRVTTRLVGAGHTVIAPDLTGLGADAAALDRHVGLGTHVDDVTAVLEQAVEPVVLVGHSYAGFVVRQAADRRPEAVAQLVLLDAWFGADGQSLFDRAPAWFRDALSASAARDGDGWRLPPPPPSLVGVDDPADVAWVAPLLTDHPLRTFTDPTVLSGAVDAVPTRAITVAPESLPFRAWAAEAGWAVTTLATGHDAMVTAPDALAAALTDAA; from the coding sequence ATGGGCTCGTTCGTCCTGGTCCACGGCGCGTGGCACGGCGGCTGGTGCTGGGACCGCGTGACGACACGCCTGGTCGGCGCCGGCCACACCGTGATCGCCCCCGACCTCACGGGGTTGGGCGCCGACGCCGCCGCCCTCGACCGCCACGTCGGTCTCGGGACCCACGTCGACGACGTCACCGCCGTCCTCGAGCAGGCCGTCGAGCCGGTGGTCCTCGTGGGGCACAGCTACGCCGGGTTCGTGGTCCGGCAGGCGGCCGACCGCCGGCCCGAGGCCGTCGCCCAGCTCGTCTTGCTCGACGCCTGGTTCGGCGCAGACGGGCAGTCCCTCTTCGACCGGGCGCCGGCCTGGTTCCGCGACGCCCTCTCCGCCTCGGCCGCCCGCGACGGGGACGGGTGGCGGCTGCCCCCACCTCCCCCCTCGCTGGTCGGGGTGGACGACCCCGCCGACGTGGCGTGGGTCGCGCCCCTCCTCACCGACCACCCCCTCCGCACCTTCACCGACCCGACCGTCCTCTCCGGCGCCGTCGATGCCGTGCCGACGAGGGCCATCACTGTCGCGCCCGAGTCGCTGCCGTTCCGCGCGTGGGCGGCGGAGGCGGGCTGGGCGGTGACCACGTTGGCGACCGGTCACGACGCCATGGTGACCGCCCCCGACGCCCTGGCCGCCGCCCTCACGGATGCCGCGTGA
- a CDS encoding MOSC domain-containing protein: MTPRRAPSDPGGTGRLEAVYVGTPQPMISSRGPVRSAIAKRRVSDPEVRVGTLNIDGDRQADLSVHGGPDKAVYAYPVEHYAAWVAAGFRLAIGGVGENLAVGGFSEQDVRIGDVWEWGDAVLEVSQPRSPCFKLAIHAGRRGAGRHLVATGACGWYLRVLRTGSAPTEGTIRRAATHHAEPTVAEAFVAPRPGADPEVRSRVLSSARLADQWRAAVPDHRTGR, encoded by the coding sequence GTGACCCCGCGCCGGGCCCCGAGCGACCCCGGCGGGACGGGGCGGCTGGAGGCCGTGTACGTCGGGACGCCCCAGCCGATGATCTCGAGCCGTGGGCCGGTCCGCTCGGCCATCGCCAAGCGGCGGGTCAGCGATCCCGAGGTGCGGGTCGGGACGCTGAACATCGACGGCGACCGCCAGGCCGACCTCTCCGTCCACGGGGGCCCGGACAAGGCCGTGTACGCCTACCCGGTCGAGCACTACGCGGCCTGGGTCGCGGCCGGGTTCCGCCTCGCCATCGGGGGCGTGGGCGAGAACCTGGCCGTGGGCGGCTTCTCGGAGCAGGACGTGCGCATCGGTGACGTCTGGGAGTGGGGCGACGCCGTGCTCGAGGTGTCCCAGCCCCGCTCGCCGTGCTTCAAGCTCGCCATCCACGCCGGGCGCCGGGGCGCCGGCCGGCACCTCGTCGCGACCGGTGCGTGCGGCTGGTACCTCCGGGTCCTCCGGACCGGGTCCGCCCCGACCGAGGGGACCATCAGGCGCGCCGCCACCCACCACGCCGAGCCCACGGTCGCCGAGGCGTTCGTCGCCCCCCGCCCGGGCGCCGATCCCGAGGTGCGGTCCCGGGTGCTCTCGAGCGCCCGGTTGGCCGACCAGTGGCGGGCGGCGGTGCCGGACCACCGGACCGGGCGCTGA
- a CDS encoding winged helix-turn-helix transcriptional regulator: MTGRRYRQHCALAKSLDLVGERWTLLIVRELLDGPKRYVDLMHGLVSVSTDVLASRLRDLEAAGLVERSTQPPPSGARVYSLTPAGAGLEDVIVAYARWGRALIEERDPDDVLHPEWLGRAVRALIRDDRPGVDLTARFCTPEGSVTLRITPDAVEARPDDEPAAVTLTGEVEALAVAMDPARARDLIASGDVEVEGEPAAVTALANLFA, translated from the coding sequence GTGACGGGTCGCCGCTACCGCCAGCACTGCGCCCTGGCCAAGAGCCTCGACCTGGTGGGCGAGCGCTGGACCCTGCTCATCGTCCGCGAGCTCCTCGACGGCCCCAAGCGCTACGTCGACCTGATGCACGGCCTCGTCAGCGTCTCGACCGACGTCCTCGCCAGCCGGCTCCGGGACCTCGAGGCCGCCGGGCTGGTCGAGCGCTCGACCCAGCCGCCACCGTCGGGCGCACGCGTGTACTCGCTCACCCCGGCGGGCGCCGGCCTCGAGGACGTGATCGTCGCCTATGCCCGATGGGGCCGGGCCCTGATCGAGGAGCGCGACCCCGACGACGTGCTCCACCCGGAGTGGCTGGGCCGGGCGGTGCGAGCACTGATCCGCGACGATCGCCCGGGCGTCGACCTGACGGCACGCTTCTGCACGCCGGAGGGCTCCGTCACCTTGCGCATCACGCCCGACGCCGTCGAGGCGCGACCCGACGACGAGCCGGCGGCGGTGACCCTCACCGGCGAGGTCGAGGCCCTCGCGGTGGCCATGGACCCGGCGCGGGCGCGAGACCTGATCGCCTCGGGGGACGTGGAGGTGGAGGGCGAGCCCGCAGCCGTCACGGCGCTGGCCAACCTGTTCGCCTGA
- a CDS encoding TetR/AcrR family transcriptional regulator, giving the protein MSPAKKRALDTPARAGRRRGPTKGDLKEAAILDCAWELLGTKPATEITIEELARGAGISRPTFYFYFASRDAVVRALAARVGQELYDTFGAPLVSSSDDPQGVVRAAVAAYMDRWRTEGRVLRAMVPLSEGDGGLRDFWEPISDRMVETIAASIEAEREGGRALPGPPSSQDLARALVAMLWRSGYELSVDQPSAAERRRRVDTLTTVCLRAVYGASPG; this is encoded by the coding sequence ATGAGCCCGGCGAAGAAGAGGGCGCTCGACACCCCCGCCCGCGCCGGTCGGCGACGAGGCCCCACCAAGGGCGACCTGAAGGAAGCGGCGATCCTCGACTGCGCGTGGGAGCTGCTCGGGACCAAGCCGGCCACGGAGATCACCATCGAGGAGCTCGCCCGAGGGGCGGGCATCTCCCGGCCGACCTTCTACTTCTACTTCGCGTCGCGGGACGCGGTGGTCCGCGCCCTGGCCGCGCGGGTGGGCCAGGAGCTCTACGACACCTTCGGCGCCCCCCTCGTGTCATCCTCCGACGACCCGCAGGGCGTCGTCCGGGCTGCGGTCGCGGCCTACATGGATCGGTGGCGCACCGAGGGCCGCGTCCTGCGGGCCATGGTGCCGCTCTCCGAGGGCGACGGCGGGCTGCGCGACTTCTGGGAGCCGATCAGCGACCGGATGGTCGAGACCATCGCCGCGTCGATCGAGGCCGAGCGGGAGGGCGGGCGGGCCCTGCCCGGACCGCCCAGCTCGCAGGACCTGGCCCGCGCCCTGGTGGCGATGCTGTGGCGCAGCGGCTACGAGCTGTCGGTCGATCAGCCCTCAGCGGCCGAGCGACGCCGCCGGGTCGACACGCTCACCACCGTGTGCCTCCGCGCCGTCTACGGCGCCTCGCCCGGCTGA
- a CDS encoding CAP domain-containing protein: MRTKLRRRTIQVAALAVALVVVLSGCISSGQTAVQNELNADRSAYALRRLPTHGQLNTKAQAWAEKLARDGVLSHSNLTSGVPGCWRALGENVGYGSSAAGVQDAYMRSTKHRDNVLDRRWSYVGVGYAKAGSRVYTVQVFMQGC, encoded by the coding sequence ATGCGCACGAAGCTCCGCCGACGGACCATCCAGGTGGCCGCCCTCGCCGTGGCGCTCGTGGTGGTGCTGTCCGGCTGCATCTCCTCCGGTCAGACCGCGGTCCAGAACGAGCTCAACGCCGACCGCAGCGCCTACGCCCTCCGCCGCCTGCCGACCCACGGCCAGCTCAACACCAAGGCCCAGGCCTGGGCCGAGAAGCTGGCCCGTGACGGGGTGCTGTCGCACTCGAACCTCACCTCCGGCGTCCCCGGCTGCTGGCGCGCCCTGGGCGAGAACGTGGGCTACGGCAGCTCCGCCGCCGGCGTCCAGGACGCCTACATGCGGTCGACCAAGCACCGAGACAACGTCCTCGACCGCCGGTGGAGCTACGTCGGGGTCGGCTACGCCAAGGCCGGCAGCCGGGTCTACACCGTCCAGGTCTTCATGCAGGGCTGCTGA
- the moaA gene encoding GTP 3',8-cyclase MoaA, with amino-acid sequence MRPLVDGHGRVHRDLRISVTDRCNLRCSYCMPEEGMVWQPRHELLSFEEIERLARVLVERLGIDAIRLTGGEPTLRAHLPVLVERLARLGTDLSMTTNATTLDRQAADLATAGLRRVNISLDTLQRDRFVELTRRDDLDKVLAGINAALDAGLTPVKLNVVAMRGVNEDEIVDLAAFGRERGIGVRFIEFMPLDASGEWKAGAVVSQAEIVAAIAAVFPLDPVPRGSAPASLWRYRDGRGDVGVIPSVTQPFCGDCDRIRLTADGKLRTCLFATVETDFRDLMRNGADDDHLASAFAAAVGDKGPGHLIGQPAFIRPRRSMSQIGG; translated from the coding sequence ATCCGCCCCCTCGTCGACGGTCACGGGCGCGTCCACCGCGACCTGCGCATCTCGGTCACCGACCGCTGCAACCTCCGCTGCTCGTACTGCATGCCGGAGGAGGGGATGGTCTGGCAGCCCCGCCACGAGCTCCTCTCGTTCGAGGAGATCGAGCGGCTCGCCCGCGTCCTCGTCGAGCGGCTCGGCATCGACGCCATCCGTCTCACCGGCGGTGAGCCGACCCTTCGGGCCCACCTCCCGGTCCTGGTCGAGCGGCTGGCCCGGCTCGGGACCGACCTGAGCATGACCACCAACGCCACGACCCTCGACCGCCAGGCGGCCGACCTGGCCACCGCCGGGCTGCGCCGGGTCAACATCTCGCTCGACACCCTCCAGCGCGACCGGTTCGTGGAGCTCACCCGCCGCGACGACCTCGACAAGGTCCTCGCCGGCATCAACGCCGCCCTCGACGCCGGCCTCACCCCCGTGAAGCTCAACGTGGTGGCCATGCGGGGCGTCAACGAGGACGAGATCGTCGACCTGGCCGCCTTCGGCCGCGAGCGCGGCATCGGCGTCCGCTTCATCGAGTTCATGCCCCTCGACGCGTCGGGTGAGTGGAAGGCCGGGGCCGTCGTCTCCCAGGCCGAGATCGTCGCCGCCATCGCCGCCGTCTTCCCCCTCGACCCCGTCCCCCGGGGCTCGGCCCCCGCCTCGCTGTGGCGCTACCGGGACGGCCGCGGCGACGTCGGTGTCATCCCCAGCGTCACCCAGCCCTTCTGCGGCGACTGCGACCGGATCCGCCTGACCGCCGACGGCAAGCTCCGCACCTGCCTGTTCGCCACCGTCGAGACCGACTTCCGCGACCTCATGCGCAACGGTGCCGACGACGACCACCTGGCCTCGGCCTTCGCCGCCGCCGTCGGCGACAAGGGTCCCGGCCACCTCATCGGCCAGCCCGCCTTCATCCGCCCCCGCCGGAGCATGTCCCAGATCGGCGGGTAG
- the glp gene encoding gephyrin-like molybdotransferase Glp: protein MRPLSEVRDLVLARCPRLAPRDLPLAHVRGCVVVDDVVADADLPGFASSAMDGFAVRAADVASATEDIPVVLDVVETIMAGQTTARTVGSRQAIRIMTGAPVPAGADAIVPVERSRFSDGSRDHDETVAILAPAEPGQHVRGAGDDVRAGTVVIPAGTVLTAPLIGVLAAVGRTSVEVVPRPRVGVISTGDELVEAPRALAVGQIRDSNRPMLLAKAAEAGCVPVDLGWVRDDVDAVAAALHAAAFRCDVILTSGGVSMGEADVVKLVLQRMTDPQWVQVAIRPAKPFALATVDGVPLLGLPGNPVSSLVSFEVIARPALRQMAGRPVEGLRVRARAAVALDRRPDGKDHLLRVTLDPADGALTATPVAAQGSHQLWATAQADGLALVPDGPGIPAGDEVEVLVLDPEALVPGRP from the coding sequence ATGCGTCCGCTCAGCGAGGTCCGTGACCTGGTCCTGGCCCGCTGCCCGCGGCTCGCCCCCCGGGACCTGCCGCTCGCCCACGTCCGGGGCTGCGTCGTGGTCGACGACGTGGTGGCCGACGCCGACCTGCCCGGCTTCGCCAGCTCGGCCATGGACGGCTTCGCCGTGCGCGCCGCCGACGTCGCGTCCGCCACCGAGGACATCCCCGTCGTCCTCGACGTCGTCGAGACGATCATGGCCGGGCAGACGACGGCGCGGACCGTCGGATCGCGGCAGGCGATCCGGATCATGACCGGCGCCCCCGTCCCCGCGGGGGCCGACGCCATCGTGCCCGTCGAGCGCTCACGCTTCTCCGACGGGTCCCGCGACCACGACGAGACCGTCGCCATCCTCGCCCCGGCCGAGCCCGGCCAGCACGTGCGGGGCGCCGGCGACGACGTGCGCGCCGGCACCGTGGTCATCCCGGCCGGGACGGTCCTGACCGCCCCGCTCATCGGCGTGCTCGCCGCAGTCGGGCGCACCTCCGTCGAGGTCGTCCCCCGCCCCCGGGTCGGCGTGATCTCGACCGGCGACGAGCTCGTCGAGGCGCCCCGGGCCCTCGCCGTGGGCCAGATCCGGGACTCCAACCGCCCGATGCTGCTGGCCAAGGCGGCCGAGGCCGGCTGCGTCCCGGTCGACCTGGGGTGGGTCCGCGACGACGTCGACGCCGTGGCCGCCGCCCTCCACGCCGCCGCCTTCCGCTGCGACGTGATCCTCACCTCGGGCGGCGTCAGCATGGGCGAGGCCGACGTGGTCAAGCTCGTCCTCCAGCGGATGACCGACCCTCAGTGGGTGCAGGTGGCCATCCGCCCGGCCAAGCCCTTCGCCCTCGCCACCGTCGACGGCGTCCCGCTGCTCGGGCTGCCCGGCAACCCGGTCTCGTCGCTGGTGAGCTTCGAGGTCATCGCCCGCCCCGCCCTGCGGCAGATGGCCGGCCGCCCGGTCGAGGGGCTCCGGGTCCGGGCCCGGGCCGCGGTGGCGCTCGACCGCCGGCCCGACGGCAAGGACCACCTCCTGCGGGTCACCCTGGACCCCGCCGACGGCGCCCTGACCGCCACGCCGGTGGCGGCCCAGGGCAGCCACCAGCTGTGGGCCACGGCCCAGGCCGACGGGCTGGCGCTCGTCCCCGACGGGCCCGGCATCCCCGCCGGCGACGAGGTCGAGGTCCTCGTCCTCGACCCCGAGGCGCTCGTGCCGGGCCGGCCGTAG
- a CDS encoding RNA polymerase sigma factor, with the protein MARRAGVEAVRAAYDAHAASLLRFAVALTADRALAEDIVHDAFVRLHRASRPPAAGAEAAFLRRTITNLVHDHHRHGAVVRRLAPAPRDPAPSAETTALGGDRARAVASAVVALPARQRDCVALHYFAGLPDAAVAAELGISVGSVKTHLHRARAALTVSLEDHR; encoded by the coding sequence ATGGCGCGCCGTGCCGGGGTCGAGGCGGTGCGCGCCGCCTACGACGCCCACGCCGCCTCGCTGCTGCGGTTCGCGGTGGCGCTGACGGCCGACCGGGCCCTCGCCGAGGACATCGTCCACGACGCGTTCGTCCGTCTGCACCGGGCCTCTCGGCCACCGGCGGCCGGGGCCGAGGCCGCGTTCCTGCGGCGGACGATCACCAACCTCGTCCACGACCACCACCGCCACGGCGCCGTCGTCCGCCGTCTGGCCCCGGCACCTCGGGACCCGGCTCCGTCGGCCGAGACCACGGCGCTCGGTGGCGACCGGGCCCGGGCCGTCGCCTCCGCGGTCGTGGCCCTGCCGGCCCGGCAGCGCGACTGCGTGGCCCTGCACTACTTCGCCGGACTGCCCGATGCCGCCGTCGCCGCCGAGCTCGGGATCTCCGTCGGCTCGGTCAAGACCCATCTGCACCGGGCCCGCGCCGCCCTGACCGTCAGCCTGGAGGACCACCGATGA
- a CDS encoding PadR family transcriptional regulator — protein sequence MDTSQMLRGALDLVVLAVLADEDGYGYDVLRRLREAGLTEVGDASVYGTLRRLSKAGHLLSYTAPSAEGPDRRYYGLTPLGREELALGTKAWRSFSDAVDDIIRSHVPGRTP from the coding sequence GTGGACACCAGCCAGATGCTGCGCGGAGCGCTCGACCTGGTGGTGCTGGCCGTCCTGGCCGACGAGGACGGCTACGGCTACGACGTCCTGCGCCGACTGCGCGAGGCGGGGCTCACCGAGGTCGGCGACGCGTCGGTGTACGGGACGCTCCGCCGCCTCTCGAAGGCCGGCCACCTGCTCTCCTACACGGCGCCGTCGGCCGAGGGGCCGGACCGCCGGTACTACGGGCTGACGCCCCTCGGCCGGGAGGAGCTGGCCCTCGGCACCAAGGCGTGGCGGTCGTTCTCCGACGCCGTCGACGACATCATCCGCAGCCACGTCCCGGGGAGGACGCCGTGA